From Microcystis aeruginosa NIES-2549, a single genomic window includes:
- the mnmA gene encoding tRNA 2-thiouridine(34) synthase MnmA, producing the protein MGKVVVGLSGGVDSSVAAAALHAQGYDVIGLTLWLMKGKGQCCSEGMVDAAFICEQLGVPHHIVDSRELFQKEIIDYLVSGYEAGITPLPCSQCNKAVKFSPMLHYARETLQTDTIATGHYARIRFSPENNRYQLLRAVDKNKDQSYFLYDLTQDVLRRTLFPLGEQTKAETRRIAQEFGLKTADKPDSQDLCLIEAHGTMRSFLDKYIAVSEGDIVDLDGKVLGKHSGIHHYTIGQRKGIGIAAAEPLYVVKLDPVMNRVIVGNRESAVSAACLVGRMNWVSIAEPTTPIRAQVQVRYRSPAVPVNVIPLENEQVKLVFDQPQFSITPGQAAVIYEGEIVLGGGIISGATPNGEPPIHRIT; encoded by the coding sequence ATGGGAAAAGTTGTTGTCGGTCTATCGGGGGGAGTAGATAGCTCTGTCGCCGCTGCCGCCTTACACGCTCAAGGTTATGATGTTATTGGCTTGACCCTGTGGTTAATGAAGGGTAAAGGTCAATGCTGCTCCGAGGGAATGGTAGATGCGGCCTTTATTTGTGAGCAGTTGGGGGTTCCCCATCATATCGTCGATAGTCGCGAGCTTTTCCAAAAAGAAATTATTGATTATCTAGTTTCTGGTTACGAAGCGGGAATCACACCGCTGCCCTGTTCTCAGTGCAATAAAGCGGTAAAATTTAGCCCGATGCTGCATTATGCCAGGGAAACCTTGCAAACGGACACTATTGCCACTGGTCACTACGCTAGAATTCGTTTTTCTCCTGAAAATAACCGTTATCAACTGCTGCGCGCCGTCGATAAAAATAAAGATCAATCCTATTTTCTCTATGATCTAACTCAAGATGTATTGCGTCGGACTTTATTTCCCTTGGGCGAACAAACCAAGGCAGAAACCCGCAGGATTGCCCAGGAATTCGGCTTAAAAACGGCAGATAAACCCGATAGTCAGGATTTATGCTTGATTGAAGCTCACGGAACTATGCGATCATTCTTGGATAAGTATATCGCCGTCAGTGAGGGCGATATCGTCGATCTCGATGGCAAAGTTTTGGGTAAACATAGCGGTATCCATCATTATACGATCGGACAACGCAAAGGCATCGGCATCGCCGCCGCCGAACCCCTCTATGTGGTAAAACTCGATCCCGTCATGAATCGGGTTATCGTCGGTAATCGCGAAAGTGCCGTTAGTGCCGCTTGTCTTGTCGGACGGATGAACTGGGTTTCTATTGCTGAACCCACCACCCCTATCCGCGCTCAAGTACAGGTCCGTTATCGTTCTCCGGCCGTTCCCGTCAATGTTATTCCCCTAGAAAATGAGCAAGTGAAACTGGTTTTTGATCAACCACAATTTAGTATCACTCCGGGCCAGGCAGCCGTGATTTATGAAGGGGAAATCGTCCTCGGTGGGGGGATTATCTCAGGAGCCACCCCTAATGGAGAGCCACCAATTCACAGAATAACCTGA
- a CDS encoding DUF3007 family protein: MRRIDVIGIGIGMFAMGGILYIVLQKTGLDSASAGIWSQAVLVGGVIGWIFTYLFRVATDNMTYGKQRKDYEDAVFKKRLEAMTPEEIAQMQREIEEEKTK; the protein is encoded by the coding sequence ATGAGACGCATTGATGTCATCGGGATTGGTATAGGGATGTTTGCTATGGGCGGCATCCTCTACATTGTCCTACAAAAAACCGGTTTAGATAGTGCTTCGGCGGGAATTTGGAGTCAAGCGGTGTTGGTTGGTGGTGTCATCGGTTGGATTTTTACCTATCTGTTTCGAGTCGCCACCGATAATATGACCTACGGCAAACAGCGCAAAGATTACGAAGATGCCGTCTTTAAAAAACGTCTGGAAGCGATGACTCCCGAAGAAATCGCCCAAATGCAGCGGGAGATTGAAGAGGAAAAAACTAAATAG
- a CDS encoding alpha/beta fold hydrolase: MSLSIRVILLVATTVYQTLSVWLEEQKAPPGNLINLGKYRLHFCLAGVASPTIIIDHSLGGIEGYFLIEELSQLARVCIYDRAGYGWSDSSPYPRTSYQIVQELDQLLTQAKIEPPYILVGDSFGSYNVRLYAHLFPEKVVGLVLTDGLHDKGMLKMSPALKALKLFFISGFWMSIIGSILGIIRVLRVLGVFELLKPELRRFSPDSCHRVKRSFCRAKHWMTMSREMLNLDQSARQVSEANNFGNLPIVSIKANSFFKPSLWTRFIPLKSANRLREEMHLELGKLSGDFLQIQADKSCHFVWMDQPDVIIDAVRIVLDKINSMC, translated from the coding sequence ATGTCTTTATCAATTCGAGTAATTCTCCTAGTAGCGACAACAGTTTATCAGACGTTATCTGTTTGGTTAGAAGAACAAAAAGCACCGCCGGGTAATTTGATTAATCTGGGTAAATATCGCCTGCATTTTTGTCTAGCAGGAGTAGCTAGTCCCACTATTATTATTGACCATAGTTTAGGAGGAATTGAGGGATATTTTTTGATAGAAGAATTGTCACAATTAGCTAGGGTTTGTATTTATGATCGAGCGGGTTATGGTTGGAGCGATTCTAGTCCTTATCCCCGGACTAGCTACCAAATTGTTCAGGAATTAGATCAATTACTAACCCAAGCAAAAATAGAACCGCCTTATATTTTAGTTGGTGATTCTTTTGGTAGTTATAATGTTCGACTGTATGCTCATCTGTTCCCAGAAAAAGTAGTAGGTTTGGTACTCACCGATGGTTTACACGACAAAGGAATGCTGAAAATGTCGCCAGCATTAAAGGCATTAAAATTATTTTTTATCTCCGGATTTTGGATGTCGATTATCGGCTCAATTTTAGGCATTATCCGAGTTTTGAGAGTTCTGGGAGTTTTTGAATTATTAAAACCAGAATTGCGTCGCTTTTCCCCAGATTCTTGTCATCGAGTTAAGCGTTCTTTCTGTCGCGCTAAACACTGGATGACGATGAGTAGAGAAATGCTTAATCTCGACCAAAGCGCTCGTCAGGTGAGTGAGGCTAACAATTTCGGTAATTTACCGATAGTTAGTATTAAAGCTAATTCTTTTTTTAAACCTTCCCTTTGGACTCGGTTTATTCCCCTTAAAAGTGCCAACCGACTCCGGGAGGAGATGCACCTGGAATTAGGCAAGTTATCCGGAGATTTTCTGCAAATACAAGCGGATAAAAGTTGCCATTTTGTCTGGATGGATCAACCGGATGTGATCATCGATGCGGTCAGAATTGTGCTTGACAAAATTAACTCTATGTGCTAG
- a CDS encoding phycobiliprotein lyase translates to MDGMTFFQKSAGQWKSQRTTHHLPFRRSETGDSEIYVEALSADNPKIIAICEMHEVDPAKTVGGAFVSWDGSMQWDKENENHQGTTVFALIPDEDNPQAGVLLRERGYAEIIPVAGRYHIDEQEGLVLITEYETMTSIERFWFADTDLRLRTSTVQRFGGFNTATFCAESRNQSSESVSSDSPEPSSYSISGW, encoded by the coding sequence ATGGACGGGATGACCTTTTTTCAGAAAAGTGCGGGACAGTGGAAATCTCAGCGCACCACCCATCATTTACCCTTTCGACGCTCAGAAACCGGCGATTCCGAGATTTATGTGGAAGCTTTAAGCGCCGATAACCCGAAAATTATCGCTATCTGTGAAATGCACGAAGTCGATCCCGCTAAGACTGTGGGGGGTGCCTTTGTCAGTTGGGATGGTTCGATGCAGTGGGACAAAGAAAACGAAAATCATCAAGGAACCACCGTTTTTGCGCTAATTCCCGACGAAGATAATCCCCAAGCTGGTGTTCTCCTGCGGGAGCGCGGTTATGCGGAAATCATTCCCGTGGCGGGCCGTTATCACATTGATGAACAGGAAGGTTTAGTCTTAATTACAGAATACGAAACTATGACCTCGATCGAGCGTTTTTGGTTTGCCGATACCGATTTACGTCTCCGCACTAGCACAGTTCAACGTTTTGGCGGTTTTAATACGGCCACTTTTTGTGCTGAATCCCGCAATCAGTCATCGGAGTCAGTCTCTAGTGATTCCCCCGAACCATCATCCTATTCGATTAGTGGCTGGTAA
- a CDS encoding phycobilisome rod-core linker polypeptide, which translates to MAIPLLNYAPKSQNVRVAGYDVGGDEKPRVYTTENVLSPSDLNDLIEAAYRQIFFHAFKWDREPFLESQLRNGQLSVRDFIRGLLLSKTFYNSFYEKNSNYRFVEQVVQRVLGRDVYSEREKIAWSIVVATKGIQGFVDQLLNSDEYLQSFGYDTVPYQRRRTLASREIGERPFNITSPRYDGYYRGILGFPQIVWQNAVRRYVPQEQKPKAGDPSSFLAMARGLGSAKGNPVPRVSAMNINIEASVPRR; encoded by the coding sequence TTGGCCATTCCTCTTTTAAATTACGCCCCCAAGTCCCAAAACGTGCGGGTAGCTGGTTATGATGTCGGTGGAGACGAAAAACCGAGAGTTTACACGACGGAAAATGTCCTCTCCCCTAGCGACCTGAACGATTTAATTGAAGCCGCTTACCGTCAGATTTTCTTCCATGCCTTCAAATGGGATCGGGAACCCTTCCTCGAATCCCAATTACGCAATGGACAATTATCCGTGCGGGATTTCATTCGTGGTTTACTGTTATCGAAAACCTTCTATAACAGCTTCTACGAGAAAAACAGCAACTATCGCTTTGTCGAACAGGTAGTACAAAGAGTTCTCGGTCGCGATGTCTATAGCGAAAGAGAAAAAATTGCTTGGTCGATTGTCGTTGCCACCAAAGGCATTCAAGGTTTTGTCGATCAACTTCTCAACAGTGACGAGTATCTGCAAAGCTTTGGTTATGATACCGTTCCCTACCAACGTCGTCGCACCCTAGCCAGCCGCGAAATCGGTGAACGTCCATTCAACATCACCTCGCCTCGCTACGATGGCTACTATCGTGGTATTTTGGGCTTCCCCCAAATCGTTTGGCAGAATGCTGTCCGTCGCTATGTTCCCCAAGAGCAAAAACCCAAAGCTGGCGATCCTTCCAGCTTCTTGGCTATGGCCCGGGGTCTCGGTAGCGCCAAAGGCAATCCTGTACCAAGAGTCTCCGCTATGAATATTAACATCGAGGCTTCTGTACCCCGTCGTTAA
- the ndhL gene encoding NAD(P)H-quinone oxidoreductase subunit L: MQSILTQETIIIALIYLSLSVLYLLVIPAAIYYYLNTRWYVASSWERGFMYFLMSFFFPGMLLLSPFLNFRPQRRTLKA; this comes from the coding sequence ATGCAATCAATTCTGACGCAAGAAACCATTATCATCGCCCTGATCTACCTATCTCTCAGTGTCTTGTATTTGCTCGTCATTCCCGCCGCTATCTACTACTACCTCAATACACGCTGGTATGTGGCATCTTCTTGGGAAAGAGGGTTTATGTACTTTCTGATGAGCTTTTTCTTCCCCGGGATGCTGTTGTTGAGTCCTTTCCTTAACTTCCGTCCCCAACGTCGTACCCTAAAAGCTTAA
- a CDS encoding universal stress protein: protein MLEKILYADSGTGQTQEMLQALMDLPAIRKASITILRVVPPQITTEALASKWEEGTQMLTKILQEVKIEPSKVSTILRQGDPKDTVCQVADEIGADLILMGSRGLKRLEAILENSVSQYVFQLTNHPMLLVKDDIYVKKIKKVMVALDKSSSADLALDLAIYLLRDYPSAELILARVNPDLKPEFAPTSPKEMEENPIIGPAVAKAKRMNIPYRCVVTGGKPGEQLCKLVDDYNVDLLLLGSPDRRPSVAKSLPDLDRLLGTSLSDYVRVNVNCPVLLARKEGI, encoded by the coding sequence ATGCTAGAGAAAATACTATACGCTGATTCCGGCACAGGTCAAACCCAAGAAATGCTACAAGCATTGATGGATCTCCCCGCTATCCGGAAAGCGTCGATTACCATTCTCCGGGTTGTTCCCCCTCAGATTACCACCGAAGCTCTGGCCAGTAAATGGGAAGAAGGGACCCAAATGCTGACTAAAATCCTGCAAGAAGTCAAAATTGAACCCAGCAAAGTCTCCACGATTCTGCGGCAAGGAGATCCCAAAGATACCGTCTGTCAAGTTGCCGACGAAATCGGGGCCGATTTGATCCTGATGGGTTCCCGAGGACTGAAGCGACTGGAGGCAATTCTAGAAAATTCCGTCAGTCAATACGTCTTTCAACTGACTAATCACCCGATGTTATTGGTAAAAGACGATATTTACGTCAAAAAAATCAAAAAGGTGATGGTAGCTCTCGATAAGTCTAGTTCGGCTGATTTAGCTCTCGATCTGGCTATTTATCTCCTGCGGGATTATCCTTCAGCAGAGTTAATTCTGGCCCGCGTCAACCCCGACTTAAAACCGGAATTTGCCCCCACTTCCCCCAAAGAAATGGAAGAAAACCCGATTATAGGGCCGGCAGTGGCAAAAGCGAAACGGATGAATATACCCTATCGCTGCGTGGTGACGGGGGGTAAACCGGGAGAACAACTCTGCAAACTCGTCGATGATTATAATGTGGATCTCTTACTGTTGGGTTCGCCGGATCGCCGTCCTTCCGTGGCTAAGAGTTTACCAGATCTCGATCGCCTTCTCGGTACTTCCCTCTCGGATTATGTGCGGGTTAATGTCAATTGTCCCGTCCTTTTAGCCAGAAAAGAAGGGATTTAG
- a CDS encoding restriction endonuclease produces MPIPDFQSIMLPLLKILADGKVYKYREIFEALVREFQVTEAERKEMLPSGQQEIFANRVGWAKTYLKKAGLIDSPQRATFVISEKGKEILSQNPARIDAKFLRQFPEFQEFNRVNKQNETITLERNLSTSDQEQNPEELLENSYQEIRQALATDLLFILRKLSPDAFEKLVVELLVKMGYGGSIRDAGKAVGKSGDQGIDGIIKEDRLGLDIIYIQAKRWADNNAVGRPEIQKFVGALAGQGAKKGIFITTSYFTKEALEYAPRNEIKIVLIDGEELGQLMIDYNLGVSTKEIYEIKRIDHDYFGDE; encoded by the coding sequence ATGCCCATTCCCGATTTTCAATCGATTATGTTGCCTCTACTAAAAATACTTGCAGATGGCAAAGTTTATAAATATCGAGAAATTTTTGAAGCCTTGGTCAGAGAGTTTCAAGTCACGGAAGCGGAAAGAAAAGAAATGCTTCCCAGTGGACAACAAGAAATTTTTGCTAATCGAGTCGGTTGGGCAAAAACCTATTTAAAGAAAGCGGGATTAATTGACTCACCCCAAAGGGCAACTTTTGTAATTTCTGAGAAAGGAAAAGAAATCTTATCTCAAAATCCTGCTCGAATTGATGCCAAATTTCTCAGACAGTTTCCCGAATTTCAAGAATTCAATCGAGTCAATAAGCAAAATGAAACTATTACTCTTGAAAGAAATTTATCAACTTCTGATCAAGAGCAAAATCCCGAGGAATTACTAGAAAACTCCTATCAAGAAATTCGTCAAGCATTAGCAACAGACTTACTTTTTATTCTGCGAAAATTATCCCCAGATGCTTTTGAAAAATTAGTAGTAGAATTACTGGTAAAAATGGGTTATGGTGGCTCGATTAGAGATGCTGGTAAAGCGGTAGGTAAGAGCGGGGATCAAGGGATTGATGGGATAATAAAAGAAGATAGACTCGGTTTAGATATAATCTATATTCAAGCCAAAAGATGGGCTGATAATAATGCCGTTGGTCGTCCAGAAATCCAGAAATTTGTCGGGGCATTAGCGGGACAAGGAGCCAAAAAAGGTATTTTCATCACCACTTCCTATTTTACCAAAGAGGCTTTAGAATATGCCCCTAGAAATGAGATAAAAATAGTGCTGATTGATGGGGAAGAATTAGGTCAATTGATGATCGATTATAACTTAGGTGTATCGACAAAAGAAATCTATGAAATCAAGAGAATTGATCATGATTATTTTGGGGATGAATGA
- a CDS encoding ATP-dependent zinc protease: MKPDKIIIGWREWLDLPDLGITKIKAKIDTGARSSALHAFHLHPFRDGDRNWLRFQVHPYQKDSRHTVTTTAEILEWRRVKNSGGQSQLRPVIRTSVSLGGRQWPIELTLTNRDVMGFRMLLGREALKKGFLVHPNRSFLLS, from the coding sequence ATGAAACCCGATAAAATCATCATCGGTTGGCGAGAATGGCTCGATTTACCTGATTTAGGCATTACCAAAATAAAGGCCAAGATTGATACAGGCGCTCGCTCCTCGGCCCTACACGCTTTTCATCTCCATCCTTTTCGAGATGGCGATCGCAATTGGCTGCGCTTTCAAGTTCATCCCTACCAAAAAGATAGTCGCCACACTGTCACCACTACCGCAGAAATCCTCGAATGGCGACGGGTAAAAAATTCCGGGGGTCAAAGTCAATTACGTCCCGTAATCAGAACAAGTGTATCACTGGGCGGTCGTCAATGGCCGATCGAATTAACCTTGACTAATCGCGATGTCATGGGTTTTCGGATGTTATTAGGACGAGAGGCCCTGAAAAAAGGCTTTCTTGTCCATCCGAATAGGTCTTTTTTACTGAGTTAA
- a CDS encoding site-specific integrase codes for MLFHQKKHPREMGGEEIRAFLSHLAVDKNVATATQNQALNAILFLYREVLKIELENIGAYLRAKRSKRLPTVLTKKVKMADDFSDRTTDCDRCPGNSQPTKVRIAHPRN; via the coding sequence CTGCTCTTCCATCAGAAAAAACATCCCCGTGAAATGGGGGGTGAAGAAATTAGAGCCTTTTTGAGCCATCTTGCCGTTGATAAAAACGTTGCCACCGCCACCCAAAACCAAGCCCTCAACGCCATCCTTTTCCTTTATCGAGAAGTTCTGAAAATTGAACTGGAAAATATCGGTGCATATTTACGGGCAAAACGCTCCAAACGTCTGCCCACCGTCCTCACCAAAAAAGTAAAAATGGCTGATGATTTTAGCGATCGCACAACAGACTGCGATCGCTGCCCAGGTAATTCTCAACCCACCAAAGTTAGGATTGCTCATCCAAGAAATTAA